One window of Flavobacterium dauae genomic DNA carries:
- a CDS encoding DUF5689 domain-containing protein, with amino-acid sequence MKAIKYTFAALAIAATLLTTGCANSDDVSAPTITYHQATATITLEELYAKANATVQQYTDDDILEAYVSSSDEGGTFYKSVSLQNLEGTKGFSISVDMYNINNDLGPGRKVYIYLKDIYFMITNGSLVLGDIYQETSVGRMRPQDFYQKVRPSAEVVPETELMKTITLADLKNDNYINTLVEIDEVQFDDDAVGKTYYDATNVIGGATNHNIVDASGTMIFRTSEFAKFASRVVPENSGKIRGVLTKFNSDYQFMARTFNDIQLTNDRIGEEPGEGEEPTPPTNLLFTGADFEDWTAFTSAINNFGLKPYAVQGIGTGTLATNSLHINGTPTANDYVFTIMASAQGNIPAAPTKITFWVKGTSAKSLSINIYRATSGYDVFNVGALTGSSITLDKAVINDAGNGTNSYTGAIDTNEQWVKITLNISDVDINKSTSGDIFALKVGSNAAYDLHIDNIEIE; translated from the coding sequence ATGAAAGCAATAAAATATACCTTTGCGGCACTTGCAATTGCCGCAACATTACTAACAACAGGTTGTGCAAACAGCGACGATGTTTCTGCACCAACCATAACATATCATCAGGCAACAGCAACAATTACTTTAGAAGAACTATACGCTAAGGCAAATGCCACCGTTCAACAATATACCGATGATGATATTCTGGAAGCATACGTTTCATCAAGCGATGAAGGCGGAACGTTCTATAAATCGGTATCGTTACAAAATCTGGAAGGAACAAAAGGCTTTTCTATTTCGGTAGATATGTACAATATCAACAATGATTTAGGACCGGGACGTAAAGTGTACATTTATTTAAAAGATATATACTTTATGATTACCAATGGATCATTGGTTTTGGGCGATATTTATCAGGAAACAAGCGTAGGAAGAATGCGTCCGCAAGATTTTTATCAAAAAGTACGTCCTTCTGCAGAAGTTGTTCCTGAAACAGAATTAATGAAAACCATTACGCTTGCCGATCTTAAAAACGACAATTACATCAACACCTTAGTAGAAATCGACGAAGTACAGTTTGACGATGATGCCGTTGGCAAAACCTATTACGATGCAACCAATGTAATTGGCGGGGCAACAAACCACAACATTGTTGATGCAAGCGGAACTATGATTTTTAGAACCAGTGAATTTGCTAAATTTGCCAGCAGAGTTGTTCCCGAAAACAGTGGAAAAATTCGTGGGGTTCTTACAAAATTCAACAGCGATTATCAGTTTATGGCACGCACCTTTAATGACATTCAACTAACAAATGACCGCATTGGTGAAGAACCGGGAGAAGGCGAAGAACCTACTCCGCCAACCAATTTATTATTCACGGGTGCAGATTTTGAAGATTGGACTGCTTTTACAAGTGCCATCAATAACTTCGGACTAAAACCGTATGCAGTTCAAGGTATAGGCACAGGGACTTTAGCAACAAATTCGTTACACATTAACGGTACACCAACAGCAAACGATTACGTGTTTACCATTATGGCATCGGCACAAGGAAACATTCCTGCCGCTCCAACAAAAATTACGTTTTGGGTTAAAGGAACATCGGCTAAATCGTTGTCAATAAACATCTATCGAGCTACTTCGGGCTACGATGTATTCAACGTGGGAGCTTTAACAGGTTCTTCAATAACCTTAGACAAAGCCGTAATTAACGATGCCGGCAACGGAACCAATTCTTATACAGGTGCCATAGATACCAACGAACAATGGGTAAAAATAACGCTGAACATTTCCGATGTTGACATTAATAAATCAACTTCCGGAGATATTTTTGCTTTGAAAGTAGGTAGTAATGCGGCGTACGATTTACATATCGATAATATTGAGATCGAGTAA
- a CDS encoding carboxypeptidase-like regulatory domain-containing protein codes for MKKLLLSIFLVLITLTTWAQSTELRGVVVDSKSQLPLFNVTASLSNTNLSANTNEQGEFVIVNPASGNQTLLINFTGYIQKRFVLEITIGQTTDLGTIYLEEDVTTEQQLSLITLTENDLGDDNSGSETTSGLLQASRDAFQQAAAFNWGQARFRVRSLDNEYGNTFINGISMNKIYDGRPQYSNWGGLNDATRNQEFINGSMPNDYTFGGILGVQAINTRASFIRTGTRVSLSGANTNYNGRAMITHGSGMTKNGWAYAASASYRMANEGFFEGTDYDAKSFFLAIEKKINNNHSLNLSAIYAQNSRGKNSPNTQEVIDLMGYKYNSYWGWQNGKKRNSRDKDVEEPFFILSHYWKISEKSSLNTNVAYQFGKISNTRLEYNGANNPDPTYYKNLPSYYLNYHDTSGSNPIWMPDYTNAEKNRVDFLNNSQINWDRLYQQNISKGYAVNALYADVMQDNQLTANTLFNTQISNVVGFNAGLTYRNLRSESYQEMIDLLGGGYLLDNDLFLKDEYADADLNNPDRKIYEGDKYGYNYIMHANVVDLFTQFNFNFNKINFYLGQNVSYTDYQREGLYKNALYADSSYGKGQKISFENYGLKGGATYKLTGQHIFNFNASYYTKAPSIRNSYSNARISDATVDGLTDEKVFGTDLSYIIRTPKLKGRIGAYFNQIKDATEIAFFYADGIDVQMDDDTSSDFVSEVTRNISKQSMGIELGAEYQATKTIKVTAAANFGQAIYSDNADVYLNVDSRRENGLNPMVSYGTSYIKNYRIAGSPQQAYSLGIEYRDPNYWWVGANANFLTDLYLDISPLLRTNNFFNEPGQGGAAFPDVDTNVAQNLLKQEKLDDIFLLNVQGGKSWRIKGKTFGFFASVNNVLGLEYKTGGFEQARNANYRELLMDHASGTRTFGPKYFYGYGRTYFLNLYINF; via the coding sequence ATGAAAAAACTACTACTCAGTATTTTTTTGGTACTAATTACCCTAACTACCTGGGCACAAAGTACAGAGTTACGCGGAGTTGTTGTAGATTCAAAATCGCAGCTACCTTTGTTTAACGTAACCGCTAGTTTATCTAACACCAATTTATCGGCAAACACCAACGAACAGGGTGAGTTTGTAATTGTTAATCCGGCATCTGGTAATCAAACTTTGCTAATCAATTTTACGGGTTATATTCAAAAAAGGTTTGTGTTAGAAATAACAATCGGTCAAACCACTGATTTAGGTACCATTTATCTGGAGGAAGATGTAACCACCGAACAGCAATTGAGTTTGATTACACTTACCGAAAATGATTTGGGAGATGACAACTCGGGATCCGAAACCACTTCTGGCTTGTTACAGGCAAGTCGCGATGCTTTTCAACAAGCTGCTGCTTTTAACTGGGGGCAAGCTCGGTTTAGGGTAAGAAGTTTAGATAATGAATACGGAAATACGTTTATTAACGGTATTTCTATGAACAAGATTTACGATGGTCGTCCACAATACTCTAACTGGGGCGGATTGAACGACGCTACTCGCAATCAAGAATTCATTAACGGATCTATGCCCAACGATTATACTTTTGGCGGTATTTTAGGTGTACAGGCAATTAACACACGAGCCTCGTTTATCCGTACCGGCACACGTGTTTCATTATCAGGTGCCAACACAAACTATAACGGACGTGCAATGATTACACACGGTTCGGGTATGACTAAAAACGGATGGGCTTATGCTGCATCGGCATCTTACCGTATGGCTAACGAAGGCTTTTTTGAAGGGACAGATTATGATGCAAAATCATTCTTTTTGGCTATCGAGAAAAAAATAAACAATAACCACAGCTTAAACTTATCGGCAATTTACGCACAAAACAGCCGTGGCAAAAATTCGCCAAATACGCAAGAAGTGATCGATTTAATGGGGTACAAATACAATTCGTACTGGGGCTGGCAAAATGGTAAAAAGCGCAATTCACGCGATAAAGATGTTGAAGAGCCCTTTTTTATTTTAAGCCATTACTGGAAAATCAGCGAAAAATCGAGCTTAAACACAAATGTGGCTTATCAGTTTGGAAAAATATCAAATACCCGTTTAGAGTATAACGGAGCAAACAATCCGGATCCAACCTATTATAAAAACTTACCAAGTTATTATTTAAATTATCACGATACATCGGGTAGCAACCCAATCTGGATGCCTGATTATACAAATGCAGAAAAAAACAGAGTTGATTTCTTAAACAATTCGCAAATTAACTGGGATCGTTTATACCAACAAAACATTTCAAAAGGATATGCTGTAAATGCGTTGTATGCCGATGTAATGCAAGACAATCAGTTAACTGCAAACACATTATTTAACACACAAATTTCTAACGTGGTTGGATTTAATGCCGGTTTAACTTACCGCAATTTACGTTCTGAAAGCTATCAGGAAATGATTGATTTACTAGGCGGTGGTTATTTATTAGATAACGATTTGTTTTTAAAAGATGAATATGCAGATGCTGACCTAAACAACCCGGATCGTAAAATTTACGAAGGCGATAAATACGGATACAACTACATTATGCACGCAAACGTTGTTGATTTATTTACACAGTTTAATTTCAACTTTAACAAGATCAATTTCTATTTAGGTCAAAACGTTTCATATACCGATTATCAACGCGAAGGTTTGTATAAAAATGCACTTTATGCCGATTCGTCTTACGGAAAAGGTCAAAAAATTTCTTTTGAAAACTACGGTTTAAAAGGTGGGGCAACTTACAAACTGACAGGTCAGCATATTTTTAACTTCAACGCAAGCTATTACACCAAAGCACCGTCTATACGCAACAGTTATTCAAACGCACGTATCAGCGATGCCACTGTTGATGGCTTAACCGACGAAAAAGTTTTTGGTACCGATTTAAGTTACATCATCCGTACACCTAAATTAAAAGGAAGAATTGGAGCTTATTTTAACCAGATCAAAGATGCAACAGAAATTGCTTTCTTTTATGCCGATGGTATCGACGTACAAATGGACGACGACACCAGCAGTGATTTTGTTTCTGAAGTTACCCGAAACATCTCTAAACAAAGTATGGGTATTGAATTAGGTGCTGAATATCAAGCCACCAAAACCATTAAAGTAACTGCTGCGGCAAACTTTGGACAAGCAATCTATTCAGACAATGCAGATGTTTACTTAAATGTTGACAGCCGCCGCGAAAACGGGTTAAACCCAATGGTGAGTTACGGCACAAGTTACATTAAAAACTATCGCATTGCAGGCAGCCCGCAACAGGCTTATTCATTAGGAATTGAATACCGCGATCCAAATTACTGGTGGGTTGGTGCCAACGCCAATTTTTTAACCGATTTGTATTTAGATATTTCTCCGTTACTAAGAACAAACAATTTCTTTAACGAACCGGGTCAAGGCGGAGCGGCTTTCCCTGATGTGGATACCAATGTTGCCCAAAACCTGTTAAAACAAGAAAAATTAGACGATATCTTTTTATTGAATGTGCAAGGAGGTAAGTCGTGGAGAATTAAAGGAAAAACCTTTGGTTTCTTTGCATCGGTTAACAACGTTTTAGGATTAGAATATAAAACAGGTGGTTTTGAACAAGCCCGAAATGCCAATTACCGCGAATTATTAATGGATCACGCAAGTGGCACGCGTACTTTTGGTCCTAAATATTTCTACGGATACGGCAGAACCTATTTCTTAAACTTATACATCAACTTTTAA
- a CDS encoding endonuclease/exonuclease/phosphatase family protein encodes MKLNLVILITFIGSTLFAQSQKKSYNIHTVGFYNLENLFDTIRDERIYDEEWTPKGERSWGSKKYQQKLENLSRAISEIGTDENANMPTILGVSEIENRGVLEDLVNMPKLKKANYGIVHYNSPDRRGIDVALLYQTKHFKPTSSKNIPLYIYDKSDARYKDSNNGKGKRIYTRDQLLVTGLLDGEEMHFIVNHWPSRSGGEKKSSPNREAAAALNKKIIDSLYKIDPNAKVFTMGDLNDGPYNKSVKEVLDAKGKKEEVKKGGVFNPMYQLYNDGHGTIAYRDAWDIFDQIIITEPLLQKDYSSYRYWKAGIFNKPFLIQKSGQYKGYPLRNQLSGEPGFSDHFPVYIYLIKESK; translated from the coding sequence ATGAAACTTAATTTGGTAATTTTAATAACTTTTATAGGAAGTACACTGTTTGCACAGTCTCAAAAAAAATCATATAATATTCATACGGTTGGGTTTTATAATTTGGAGAATCTTTTTGATACTATTAGGGATGAACGGATTTATGATGAAGAATGGACACCTAAAGGAGAAAGAAGCTGGGGCAGTAAAAAATACCAGCAAAAATTAGAAAATCTTTCCCGTGCCATTTCAGAAATAGGGACAGATGAAAACGCAAATATGCCTACTATTTTGGGAGTAAGCGAAATTGAAAACCGCGGTGTTTTAGAAGATTTGGTCAATATGCCCAAATTAAAAAAGGCAAATTACGGCATTGTTCATTACAATTCGCCCGATCGCCGTGGAATTGATGTGGCACTGTTGTATCAAACAAAGCATTTTAAACCAACGAGTTCTAAAAACATTCCGTTGTACATTTACGATAAATCTGATGCCCGATATAAAGACAGTAATAACGGCAAAGGAAAACGCATTTACACTCGCGATCAGCTGCTGGTAACCGGTTTGTTAGATGGCGAAGAAATGCACTTTATTGTAAACCACTGGCCATCGCGTTCAGGAGGCGAAAAGAAAAGTAGTCCCAATCGTGAAGCAGCTGCGGCGCTGAACAAAAAAATCATCGATTCGTTATATAAAATCGATCCAAACGCCAAGGTTTTTACAATGGGTGATTTAAACGACGGACCTTATAACAAATCGGTTAAAGAGGTGCTTGATGCCAAAGGAAAAAAAGAAGAGGTGAAAAAAGGCGGAGTTTTTAACCCGATGTACCAATTGTATAATGACGGTCACGGAACCATTGCTTACCGCGATGCGTGGGATATTTTTGATCAGATTATTATTACGGAGCCTCTTTTACAAAAAGATTATTCATCGTATCGTTACTGGAAAGCAGGTATTTTTAATAAACCGTTTTTAATTCAAAAATCAGGTCAGTATAAAGGGTATCCGTTACGAAATCAATTAAGCGGAGAACCGGGATTTAGCGACCATTTCCCCGTTTATATTTATTTGATTAAAGAAAGTAAATAG